CTTCTTGATGAACCATGACACGAAAGAAACACGTGACGTCATTTTAGACGGAACATACCAAGCGTTAACAAAGGAAGAGACATATCGTGGAACGGTCCAGCTCGCACCACTCGAGACACTGATTCTGACGACGTAAGGAGGAAGAGAACCATGGCAATCTTTGAAGTAGCAGGACGTCGTTTCGTCATCGAAGGGAAACGGGTCGCTCACGTCGTCACGATCGGTGCGAACGGCAAGCTGATCCACACGTATTTTGGTGCGAAGCTACCATATCGAGATGATTATGAAGCGTTACCGAGTCCGGTCGTCGCGCACAGTTCGTTTGAATCACCAGACGGCGTCGCGACGTACGATTTCGTACCGTTCGGCGAGATGTTATATACGGAGCCGACATTGAAGTCGGAACGAGAGGATGGGCAACGGATTCATCAGTTCCAGTTTGAACGTGCTGAACAGACGGAAACTGAATTGACGCTCTGGCTCTTTGATCCATTACAAGAAATGCGTGTCGGTGTTCGATATGAAGTATTCGCCGATTACGACATCATCGGTCGCTCGATCGTTGTTGAAAATACAGGGCGATTACCTGTCCGTTTGACTACAGCCCAGTCCTTTGCGATGGGACGATGGCATCAACCGAATTTAAAGCTGCATCATTTCGCAGGTATGTGGACAGGTGAGTTCAAGAAACAAATCACACCGGTGACACCAGGGCGCCAGACAATTGAAAGTCGGCGTGGAGTGACGAGCCACCAAGCGAATCCGTGGTTCGCACTTGAACAGGACGCGACAGAGGATAGCGGCGAAGTCGTTTACGGACATTTTGCTTACTCCGGTAACTGGGCGATTCACGTCGAACAGGATGCGTTTGGTTTCGTCCAACTTTCAGGTGGTATGAATCCGTTTGACTTTAGCTGGAAACTATCGCATCAACAAGAGTTGACGACGCCAACGTTCTACATCGGCTATGCAGAGGGGTTTGCGGATATGAGCGCCCATGCGCATGCGTTTCAGCGTGACGTCATCATGTCGCGTTCGACCGATCGACCTGTTCTCTATAACTCATGGGAAGCGACGTATTTTGATGTGACGGAATCTGGTCAACGTGAACTCGTCGATCTTGCAGCGGGAATCGGTTGTGAACTGTTCGTCGTCGATGACGGCTGGTTCGGTGAACGCCATTCCGATCAAGCAGGACTCGGTGACTGGCACGTCAATCGGGAAAAGTTTCCGAACGGTCTAGAGCCTTTGATCTCATATGTGAAACAACAAGGTTTACAATTCGGACTATGGGTCGAACCAGAGATGGTCAACCCGGATTCTGATTTATACCGGGCGCATCCAGACTGGATTTATCATGCACGCGATGCGGTTCGGACGACGTCACGGAATCAATATGTCTTAAATCTCGGATTACCAGAAGTCGAGCAGTTCATTCTCGAGATGATGGACGATTTACTGACGCGTCACGCGATCGATTACATCAAATGGGACATGAACCGTGCCTTCTCTGAACCGGGTGTTCCAAAAGACCAGACGGATCGCCAACAGGAACTATGGAAACGCCACGTCGATGCGTTGTACCGGATCTTTGATGAATTACGTCGCTTGCACCCGACAGTCGACTTTGAAGCATGTGCCGGTGGTGGCGGACGGATTGATCTCGGGATCCTCTCACGGACGGAACAAGTCTGGACGAGTGATAACACCGATCCACTCGATCGCTTGCAAATCCAGCATGACTTCTCTTACGCCTACAATGCGAAGATGATGAGCTGCTGGGTGACGGACGGACCGAACTGGTTGAATGGACGCAACGTGCCGCTTGCGACACGCTTCGTCTCCTCGATGCAAGGAACACTTGGCATCGGTGGCAACTTAAGTGAGTGGTCAACGGATGAACTCGCAGAAGCAAAGGGCTGGATCGAGACATACCAAGCGATTCGTCCGACGATTCAACGCGGTATCCAGTACCGTCTATCTGCTTTTACACAACAGACGCCAAGCGTCATGCAATATACATCGGAAGAAGAAACTGTGTTGCTCGCGATCGCGCCACTTCGGCAGTACGGGGCACATCAGTATCACTTCACACTAAAAGGACTCGACCCGGCGATGCGCTACCAAGTCGAGGACCGGACGTTAAGCGGCGCTTACTTGATGCAACAAGGCTTGACGTTCTCATACACGACGGACTATGAAGCGCGCTGCTTGCGGATTCAACCTGTCCATCGTGCGCTCTCACTACTTGAATCAAAGGAGACGATCGTATGACAGACCAGACGTTAGAAGCACAATTTGAACAGCGGTTTGGCTCACCGTCGACGCATCGCTTCTTTGCACCAGGACGAATCAATTTAATCGGCGAGCATACGGATTACAATGGCGGTCACGTCTTTCCGTGCGCGTTGACGTTCGGGACACATGCGATTGCTCGAAAGCGTGACGATCAACGATTCCGCTTCTACTCACTGAATTTTGAGCAAGACGGTATCATCGAAGTGGAACTCGACGCACTCGCATATGATGCGACACATGGTTGGGCAAACTATGCGAAGGGCATGATCACAGTCTTACAAGAAGCGGGTTACCGGATTGATACAGGATGCGACATCCTGATCCAAGGGGACATCCCGAACGGTGCCGGTCTTTCGTCATCGGCTTCGCTTGAACTCGTCATCGGTGTTTTGCTTGATCGATTGTACGCATTAGAAATTCCACGACTTGATCTCGTTCGCTTCGGACAACACGTCGAAAATCGCTATATCGGCGTCAACAGTGGCATCATGGATCAGTTTGCGATCGGTATGGGAAAAGCGGGTGCCGGTCTACTGCTCGATTGTGAGACGCTCGATTATACGTATGCACCACTCGATTTGACAGGGTATACGATCATCATCATGAATACGAATAAACGCCGTGAACTGGCGGATTCAAAATACAATGAACGCCGAGCAGAGTGTGAAGCAGCACTCGCCTATCTCAACGAAGTCACGCCACGAGAAGCGCTCGGACAGTGGACGACAGCTGAATTTACCAAAGTCGCGTGGGAAGACGAAACTTTGATGCGTCGCGCACGGCATGCGATTTCAGAAAATGAACGGACACTTCAGGCACTTGCAGCACTTGAAGCAGGAGAATTGACGTCGTTCGGTCAGTTGATGAACGCATCGCACGTCTCGTTACGAGAAGACTATGAAGTGACGGGGCTTGAACTCGATACACTCGTCGAAGCCGCTTGGGAGCAACCGGGCGTGCTTGGAGCACGAATGACAGGTGCTGGTTTTGGTGGCTGTGCGATTGCGATCGTCGAAGACGAGGCGGTCGACGCGTTCAAACAAGCTGTCGGCGAACAATATGAAGCACGCATCGGATACCCGGCGACGTTCTATACGGCGA
This window of the Exiguobacterium acetylicum genome carries:
- a CDS encoding galactokinase, which produces MTDQTLEAQFEQRFGSPSTHRFFAPGRINLIGEHTDYNGGHVFPCALTFGTHAIARKRDDQRFRFYSLNFEQDGIIEVELDALAYDATHGWANYAKGMITVLQEAGYRIDTGCDILIQGDIPNGAGLSSSASLELVIGVLLDRLYALEIPRLDLVRFGQHVENRYIGVNSGIMDQFAIGMGKAGAGLLLDCETLDYTYAPLDLTGYTIIIMNTNKRRELADSKYNERRAECEAALAYLNEVTPREALGQWTTAEFTKVAWEDETLMRRARHAISENERTLQALAALEAGELTSFGQLMNASHVSLREDYEVTGLELDTLVEAAWEQPGVLGARMTGAGFGGCAIAIVEDEAVDAFKQAVGEQYEARIGYPATFYTATVGDGAREIEREVI
- a CDS encoding alpha-galactosidase; amino-acid sequence: MAIFEVAGRRFVIEGKRVAHVVTIGANGKLIHTYFGAKLPYRDDYEALPSPVVAHSSFESPDGVATYDFVPFGEMLYTEPTLKSEREDGQRIHQFQFERAEQTETELTLWLFDPLQEMRVGVRYEVFADYDIIGRSIVVENTGRLPVRLTTAQSFAMGRWHQPNLKLHHFAGMWTGEFKKQITPVTPGRQTIESRRGVTSHQANPWFALEQDATEDSGEVVYGHFAYSGNWAIHVEQDAFGFVQLSGGMNPFDFSWKLSHQQELTTPTFYIGYAEGFADMSAHAHAFQRDVIMSRSTDRPVLYNSWEATYFDVTESGQRELVDLAAGIGCELFVVDDGWFGERHSDQAGLGDWHVNREKFPNGLEPLISYVKQQGLQFGLWVEPEMVNPDSDLYRAHPDWIYHARDAVRTTSRNQYVLNLGLPEVEQFILEMMDDLLTRHAIDYIKWDMNRAFSEPGVPKDQTDRQQELWKRHVDALYRIFDELRRLHPTVDFEACAGGGGRIDLGILSRTEQVWTSDNTDPLDRLQIQHDFSYAYNAKMMSCWVTDGPNWLNGRNVPLATRFVSSMQGTLGIGGNLSEWSTDELAEAKGWIETYQAIRPTIQRGIQYRLSAFTQQTPSVMQYTSEEETVLLAIAPLRQYGAHQYHFTLKGLDPAMRYQVEDRTLSGAYLMQQGLTFSYTTDYEARCLRIQPVHRALSLLESKETIV